A stretch of Bacillota bacterium DNA encodes these proteins:
- a CDS encoding type II secretion system F family protein: protein FLELQIALPLPTRILVAVSRFLGERFFALLGAAAALGLLGAVAARLPGVRAAWSRVLLGVPGLGQVVKAAALSRFLRVLAEGLDVGLPLGQALELSARALGSAALERRVAAAIPRAVSGAGLAASLGQAGVFPSLVPEVVRLGEETGTVPVVLKELASYYEEESDRAVKAAVAMLEPVMVFAVAGVVGFLALAIITPIYTMLGKLGGG, encoded by the coding sequence GTTCCTGGAGCTCCAGATAGCCCTGCCGCTGCCCACGCGTATCCTGGTGGCCGTCTCGCGGTTTCTCGGGGAGCGCTTCTTCGCGCTCCTCGGCGCCGCGGCCGCGCTGGGCCTCCTGGGCGCTGTAGCCGCCAGGCTCCCGGGGGTAAGAGCGGCCTGGTCCCGCGTCCTGCTGGGCGTGCCGGGGCTGGGCCAGGTGGTGAAGGCGGCGGCCCTGAGCCGGTTCCTGAGGGTGCTGGCCGAGGGCCTGGACGTGGGCCTGCCGCTTGGGCAGGCGCTGGAGCTTTCGGCCCGTGCCCTGGGTTCCGCCGCGCTGGAGCGGCGGGTGGCGGCGGCCATCCCGCGGGCGGTGTCCGGCGCGGGTTTGGCAGCGTCGCTGGGGCAGGCGGGGGTGTTCCCCTCGCTGGTCCCGGAGGTGGTGCGGCTGGGGGAGGAAACCGGGACGGTGCCGGTGGTGCTCAAGGAGCTTGCCTCGTACTACGAGGAGGAGTCCGACCGCGCGGTGAAGGCGGCGGTGGCCATGCTGGAGCCCGTGATGGTGTTCGCGGTGGCCGGGGTGGTGGGGTTCCTTGCCCTTGCGATCATCACGCCCATCTACACCATGCTGGGCAAGCTGGGGGGTGGATAG